From the genome of Cedecea lapagei, one region includes:
- a CDS encoding NAD(P)H oxidoreductase, whose protein sequence is MNSVQLVWAHPRADSLTARVVDAIRQELKQSAVPFTEVDLYRSGFDPRLQQADEPDWGNPGKSYSDEVMKLAEEVNEKDVLLFVFPTWWASVPAILKGYIDRVFNYGIAYGGRRKLNPKSWRWIALVGETHEEFSVERSADQSMSHVLNHSIARYCGAEESEVVFLYNSLGEGVTDLLAHHELLIQQALTAVREAVK, encoded by the coding sequence ATGAATTCCGTGCAACTTGTCTGGGCCCATCCCCGTGCCGACTCTCTCACTGCCCGTGTCGTGGACGCCATCCGACAAGAGTTGAAACAATCAGCCGTTCCGTTTACCGAAGTAGATTTATATCGCTCCGGTTTTGATCCGAGATTACAGCAAGCTGATGAACCGGACTGGGGAAATCCAGGTAAAAGTTATTCTGACGAGGTGATGAAACTGGCTGAAGAGGTTAACGAGAAGGACGTGTTGCTTTTCGTGTTCCCCACCTGGTGGGCATCAGTGCCTGCTATTTTGAAAGGCTACATAGACAGGGTATTTAACTACGGAATCGCTTACGGAGGGCGCCGTAAGCTCAATCCGAAATCCTGGCGGTGGATTGCGCTTGTCGGTGAGACGCATGAGGAGTTTTCCGTTGAACGCTCTGCTGACCAAAGCATGTCACATGTTTTGAACCACAGTATTGCCCGCTACTGCGGCGCCGAAGAGAGTGAAGTTGTATTTTTATACAATTCTCTTGGAGAGGGTGTGACAGATTTGCTTGCCCACCACGAATTACTCATTCAGCAAGCGCTTACCGCTGTACGTGAAGCGGTCAAATAG
- a CDS encoding alkene reductase, protein MSSLFKPLTLGDFQLRNRIALPPLTRCRSEQPGNIPGELMVEYYRQRASAGFMITEGTQIEPRGQGYAWTPGIYSEEQVAGWKKVTDAVHKEGGTIFCQLWHVGRVSHHELQPGKQPPIAPSGVAATGVRVFIETGPGTGMLTSPDVPRELTTSEVKEIVELYRVAAVNAKKAGFDGVELHSANGYLINQFISEHTNFRNDEYGGSLENRLRFLREVTEAVISVFGRRQVGVRFAPLFSSTYEERVYLGLVESDPYATYIRAAQIMNELDVGYLSIAEADWDNSPEMPEAFRIGLRENFHSPIMYSGRYTREKAEYMLKKGWGDLFGFGRAFIANPDLPARLKAGLPLNCVDQSSLYGGTGKGYTDYPSYSS, encoded by the coding sequence ATGTCATCGCTTTTTAAGCCTTTAACCTTGGGTGATTTTCAACTACGCAACCGTATTGCTTTACCGCCGCTGACACGCTGCCGCAGCGAGCAGCCCGGGAATATTCCTGGCGAGCTAATGGTGGAGTACTATCGGCAGCGAGCCAGTGCAGGATTTATGATTACGGAAGGCACACAAATTGAGCCTCGTGGTCAGGGATATGCCTGGACTCCTGGTATCTATAGTGAAGAGCAGGTTGCCGGCTGGAAAAAAGTCACCGATGCTGTACACAAGGAAGGCGGTACTATTTTCTGTCAACTATGGCATGTCGGGCGTGTTTCGCACCATGAACTTCAGCCGGGCAAACAACCCCCGATTGCACCGTCAGGTGTGGCGGCTACAGGGGTAAGGGTGTTCATTGAAACAGGCCCCGGAACCGGAATGTTAACGTCACCTGATGTTCCTCGTGAGCTGACGACCTCAGAAGTGAAAGAGATTGTTGAGCTGTATCGTGTTGCGGCCGTTAATGCCAAAAAAGCAGGTTTTGATGGCGTCGAATTGCATTCAGCCAATGGCTATCTGATCAACCAGTTTATTTCTGAGCATACCAACTTCCGGAACGACGAATATGGTGGCTCGCTCGAAAACCGACTGCGTTTCCTTCGAGAGGTGACAGAGGCAGTTATCTCCGTGTTTGGACGCCGTCAGGTTGGTGTGCGTTTTGCCCCTCTCTTCTCCAGCACTTATGAAGAGCGCGTGTATCTGGGCCTGGTCGAAAGCGATCCATACGCCACCTACATTCGCGCCGCGCAGATCATGAATGAGCTGGATGTAGGTTATCTTTCAATCGCTGAAGCAGACTGGGATAATAGTCCGGAGATGCCGGAAGCTTTTCGTATTGGGTTGCGTGAAAATTTCCATTCTCCGATTATGTACTCAGGCCGCTACACGCGTGAAAAAGCAGAGTACATGCTCAAAAAAGGCTGGGGGGATTTGTTCGGCTTTGGTCGTGCATTCATCGCTAACCCTGATCTCCCGGCACGCCTTAAGGCAGGGTTACCACTGAATTGCGTGGATCAATCCTCCCTGTATGGAGGTACCGGGAAAGGATATACTGATTATCCCAGTTATTCGTCCTGA
- a CDS encoding ArsR/SmtB family transcription factor encodes MSPENAMKLLSNPTRIAVLRWLKNPEEAFAGYTQLFAFDQYGVCASLIQAKAGLSQPATSLCLKALHDAGLLEASKVGKWTYYRRCEQRMFEMSEIIRRSLEEL; translated from the coding sequence ATGTCCCCAGAGAATGCCATGAAACTCCTGTCCAATCCCACCCGGATTGCAGTACTGAGATGGCTAAAAAATCCCGAAGAAGCGTTCGCTGGTTATACCCAGCTGTTTGCCTTCGACCAATATGGTGTCTGCGCAAGCCTCATTCAGGCCAAGGCGGGCTTATCCCAGCCCGCCACCTCACTGTGTCTTAAAGCTCTTCATGATGCGGGGCTGTTAGAAGCCAGCAAAGTGGGTAAGTGGACCTATTACCGCCGCTGCGAACAACGCATGTTTGAGATGTCTGAAATTATCAGACGCTCGCTTGAGGAACTGTAA
- the ybbA gene encoding putative ABC transporter ATP-binding protein YbbA: protein MPAENIVEVHHLSKSVGQGEHELSILTGVELVVKPAETIALIGESGSGKSTLLAILAGLDDGTDGEVHLCGQPLHSMDEEARAALRAKNVGFVFQSFMLVPTLNALENVELPSLLRGENSSASRAQAKALLEQLGLGKRLDHLPAQLSGGEQQRVALARAFNGKPGVLFADEPTGNLDRQTGDRIADLLFSLNRDFSTTLILVTHDEQLAARCDRRLRLREGKLWEEA, encoded by the coding sequence ATGCCAGCGGAAAACATTGTTGAAGTTCATCATCTTAGTAAGTCCGTGGGTCAGGGAGAACACGAGCTTTCCATCCTTACCGGAGTTGAGCTGGTTGTCAAACCGGCGGAAACCATCGCCCTGATTGGCGAGTCGGGTTCAGGCAAGTCCACGCTGCTGGCGATTCTTGCCGGGCTTGATGACGGCACGGATGGCGAAGTCCACCTTTGCGGACAGCCGCTGCACAGCATGGATGAAGAGGCGAGGGCGGCGCTGCGGGCCAAAAACGTCGGCTTTGTTTTTCAGTCTTTTATGCTGGTGCCCACTCTTAATGCTCTCGAAAACGTCGAGCTTCCCTCGCTGCTGCGCGGAGAAAACAGCTCGGCCAGCCGCGCGCAGGCCAAAGCGCTGCTGGAGCAGCTGGGCTTAGGCAAGCGCCTGGATCACCTGCCTGCTCAACTGTCCGGCGGTGAGCAGCAGCGCGTGGCGCTGGCTCGCGCATTTAACGGCAAACCCGGAGTGCTGTTTGCCGATGAGCCCACCGGCAACCTCGACAGGCAAACGGGCGACCGGATCGCCGACCTGCTGTTTTCCCTCAACCGCGACTTCTCCACCACGCTGATCCTCGTCACCCACGACGAACAGCTTGCGGCGCGCTGCGACCGCCGCCTGCGGCTGCGCGAAGGCAAACTGTGGGAGGAAGCATGA
- the ybbP gene encoding putative ABC transporter permease subunit YbbP — MIARWFWREWRSPSLLIVWLALSLAVACVLALGSISDRMEKGLSQQSREYMAGDRTLRSARAVPDEWLTQAQSDGLKVGKQLSFATMTFAGDTPQLADVKAVDGVYPMYGELETNPPGLKPEPGTALLAPRLLALLNLKVGDNIDVGDATLRIIGQVIQEPDAGFNPFQIAPRLMMNLADVEKTGAVQPGSRISWRYKFGGNAQQLQSYENYLLPKLKPEQRWIGMEQDEGALGKSLERSQQFLLLSALLTLLLAVAAIAVAMSHYCRSRYDLVAILKTLGAGRAALRKLIIGQWLMVLLLSAITGGAVGLLFEAALMQLLKPVLPAALPPASLWPWVWAIGAMVTISALVGLRPYRLLLATQPLRVLRRDAVANVWPLKIYLPVISVVVVVLLALLMGGSPLLWAVLAGTLVLAALCGLVGWGVLKLLKKLTLKNLALRLAVNRLLRQPWATLSQLAAFSLSFMLLALLLVLRGDLLDRWQQQLPPESPNYFLVNIAPEQVQPVKTFLADHQVIPDSFYPIVRARMTAINGQSTEGNPDEALNRELNLTWQSQRPDHNPILAGSWPPKAGEVSMDDGVAKRLNIRLGDSVTFMGDTQDFTAKVTSLRKVDWESLRPNFYFIFPPGALDGQPQSWLTSFRWEGNNGLLTQLNREFPTVSLLDIGAILKQIGQVLEQVSRALEVMVVLVTACGLLLLLAQVQVGMRQRHQELVVYRTLGAGKKLLRTTLWCEFAVLGLVSGLVAAIGAETALGVLQTKVFDFPWEPDLRLWIVLPVTGAVLLSLCGGWLGVRLLRGKALFRQFVV, encoded by the coding sequence ATGATAGCCCGCTGGTTCTGGCGCGAGTGGCGCTCTCCCTCTCTGCTGATTGTCTGGCTGGCGCTTAGCCTGGCGGTGGCCTGCGTGCTGGCGCTCGGCAGCATCAGCGACAGAATGGAAAAAGGCCTCAGCCAGCAAAGCCGCGAATACATGGCGGGCGACCGGACGTTGCGCAGCGCCCGCGCGGTGCCGGATGAATGGCTGACTCAGGCGCAAAGCGATGGCTTAAAGGTCGGCAAACAGCTGAGCTTCGCCACCATGACCTTTGCCGGGGATACGCCGCAGCTGGCCGATGTGAAAGCGGTCGACGGCGTTTACCCTATGTACGGCGAGCTGGAGACTAACCCGCCGGGCCTGAAGCCTGAGCCGGGCACCGCGCTGCTTGCGCCGCGCCTGCTGGCTTTGCTCAACCTGAAAGTGGGCGACAACATCGACGTGGGCGATGCCACGCTGCGCATCATCGGGCAGGTGATCCAGGAGCCGGACGCCGGGTTTAACCCGTTCCAGATTGCGCCCCGCCTGATGATGAACCTGGCCGACGTCGAGAAAACCGGGGCGGTGCAGCCCGGCAGCCGCATTAGCTGGCGCTACAAGTTTGGCGGTAACGCGCAGCAGCTGCAGAGCTATGAGAACTATCTGCTGCCGAAGCTGAAGCCGGAGCAGCGCTGGATCGGCATGGAGCAGGATGAAGGCGCGCTGGGCAAGTCCCTTGAGCGCTCTCAGCAGTTCCTGCTGCTCTCTGCCCTGCTGACGCTGCTGCTGGCCGTGGCCGCGATAGCCGTGGCGATGAGCCATTACTGCCGCAGCCGCTATGACCTGGTGGCTATCCTGAAAACGCTGGGGGCGGGCAGGGCGGCGCTGCGCAAGCTGATTATCGGCCAGTGGCTGATGGTGCTGTTGCTGTCGGCGATTACCGGAGGCGCCGTCGGGCTGCTGTTTGAGGCCGCGCTGATGCAGCTGCTCAAGCCGGTGCTGCCCGCTGCGCTGCCGCCTGCGAGCCTGTGGCCGTGGGTATGGGCCATCGGGGCGATGGTGACGATCTCCGCGCTGGTGGGGCTGCGACCGTACCGGCTGCTGCTGGCTACTCAGCCGCTGCGCGTACTGCGTCGTGACGCCGTAGCCAACGTCTGGCCGCTGAAAATCTATCTGCCGGTGATTAGCGTCGTTGTTGTTGTGCTGCTGGCGTTGCTGATGGGCGGAAGTCCGCTGCTGTGGGCTGTTCTCGCGGGCACGCTGGTGCTGGCGGCGCTGTGCGGCCTTGTCGGCTGGGGCGTCCTGAAGCTGCTGAAAAAGCTGACGCTGAAAAATCTGGCCCTGCGCCTGGCGGTTAACCGTCTGCTGCGCCAGCCGTGGGCGACGCTCAGCCAGCTGGCGGCGTTCTCGCTGTCCTTTATGCTGCTGGCGCTGCTGTTAGTGCTGCGGGGCGATTTGCTGGACAGATGGCAGCAGCAGCTGCCGCCGGAAAGCCCGAACTACTTCCTGGTGAACATTGCGCCGGAGCAGGTTCAGCCGGTGAAAACCTTCCTCGCCGACCATCAGGTGATCCCGGATTCGTTCTACCCCATCGTGCGGGCGCGCATGACGGCGATTAACGGCCAGTCTACCGAGGGTAACCCGGATGAGGCGCTGAACCGCGAGCTTAATCTTACCTGGCAGAGCCAGAGGCCGGATCATAACCCGATCCTCGCGGGAAGCTGGCCGCCGAAGGCCGGGGAAGTGTCGATGGACGACGGCGTGGCGAAACGGCTGAATATCAGGCTCGGCGACAGCGTGACTTTTATGGGGGATACCCAGGACTTCACCGCGAAGGTGACCAGCCTGCGCAAAGTGGACTGGGAAAGCCTGCGGCCAAACTTCTACTTTATCTTCCCGCCGGGCGCGCTGGACGGCCAGCCGCAGAGCTGGCTCACCAGCTTCCGCTGGGAGGGAAATAACGGCCTGCTGACCCAGCTTAACCGTGAATTCCCGACCGTCAGCCTGCTGGATATCGGGGCGATCCTTAAACAAATCGGCCAGGTGCTGGAGCAGGTCAGCCGGGCGCTTGAGGTGATGGTGGTGCTGGTGACCGCCTGCGGTCTGCTGCTGTTGCTGGCGCAGGTCCAGGTTGGCATGCGTCAGCGGCATCAGGAACTGGTGGTTTACCGCACGCTGGGCGCAGGTAAAAAGCTGCTCAGAACCACCTTATGGTGCGAGTTCGCCGTGCTGGGGCTGGTGTCCGGCCTGGTGGCGGCCATCGGCGCCGAAACGGCGCTTGGCGTGCTGCAAACCAAGGTTTTCGACTTCCCGTGGGAGCCCGATCTGCGCCTGTGGATCGTGCTGCCGGTCACCGGGGCGGTTTTGCTGTCGCTTTGCGGCGGCTGGCTGGGCGTTCGCCTGCTGAGAGGCAAGGCGCTTTTCCGCCAGTTTGTCGTCTGA